TCGAAGCCGTCTTCCGCGAACGCTGGGACGACCCGGCGCCGCTCAGCCGCAGCCCCCTCACCCGCCTGCGGGAGCGGATGCACCGCGAGGACGTCGACGCGGACCCGCTGCCGCCCCAGACCGCGGACCCGGAGCCCTGCGGCACCCACACCGTCCAGCTGCTGCGGACCTACCCCAACCGCCTGCTGCTCGGCTACCCCTTCGCCCCCGACGGCGAGCGCAGCATCGCCCGCGGCTACCTCAAGTCGCTGCGCCGGGCGCGGGCGCTGATCTACCTGGAGGACCAGTACCTGTGGTCGCCCCGCGTGGTGGCCGGCTTCGCCGACGCGCTGCGCCGCAACCCCCGGCTGCGCATGATCGGTGTCGTCCCCGCCTACCCCGACCAGGACGGACCGCTCACCCTGCCGATGAACCTGATCGGGCGGATCAACGCGCTGGCCGAGCTGCGCCGCGCCGGCGGCGACCGGGTCGCGGTGTACGGCCTGGAGAACCACGCCGGAACCCCCGTCTACGTCCACGCCAAGGTGTGCGTGATCGACGACGTGTGGGCCTCGGTCGGCTCCGACAACATCAACCTGCGTTCGTGGACGCACGACTCCGAACTCGGCTGCGCCGTCCACGACGAGGGCTTGGACCCGCGGGATCCGCGCGACCCGGGCGGCCTGGGGGACGGCGCCCGCGTCTTCGCCCGGGAGCTGCGCCTGGAGCTCATGCGCGAGCACCTGGACCTTGCGGCCGGCGCGGTCGGGGAGGGTGACAGAGACGGCGGCGCGGACGCCGACGGTGCGGGCGGCTCGCTGTGCGATCCCGTGGCCGCCTTCGAGGCCTTCCGGGCGGCGGCCGCGGCGCTCGACGCCTGGTACGAGGGCGGCCGCCGCGGCCCCCGCCCGCCCGGGCGGCTGCGCGGCTACGGTCCGCCGGAGCTGTCCGCCGGGCGCCGGCTGCTGGCCCGCCCCCTGCACCGCGTCCTGGTCGACCCCGACGGCCGCCCGATGGGGCTCAGGCTGCGCAAGAGGTTCTGAGCGGCGCCGCATACCCGGGCGAACCCCGGCAAACCGGTGCGCGACGCCCTTGGACGGGTACCCCTTAAGCGGCCAATGAGTAGTGGGGTTAGCATATGAGCGCCGCCTAGCTCGAAAGATAAAGCCTGTGACTGTCAACGAGGACTCGTTCACCAACTGGAACC
This DNA window, taken from Streptomyces sp. TN58, encodes the following:
- a CDS encoding phospholipase D family protein, encoding MTRVQWLLVRGERGNPATRLDDRRADGAAWSWGNEARPLVHGAAYFAELLTAVDAMREGDLLLFTDWRGDPDERLDGPGTEIGTVLCRAAERGVMVKGLLWRSHLDGLHFSEQENLHFGQEIARAGGECLLDMRVRPGGSHHQKLVVLRHRDHPERDVAYVGGIDLCHNRNDDAGHRGDRQSLPMAAPYGPHPPWHDVQLALRGPVVGDVEAVFRERWDDPAPLSRSPLTRLRERMHREDVDADPLPPQTADPEPCGTHTVQLLRTYPNRLLLGYPFAPDGERSIARGYLKSLRRARALIYLEDQYLWSPRVVAGFADALRRNPRLRMIGVVPAYPDQDGPLTLPMNLIGRINALAELRRAGGDRVAVYGLENHAGTPVYVHAKVCVIDDVWASVGSDNINLRSWTHDSELGCAVHDEGLDPRDPRDPGGLGDGARVFARELRLELMREHLDLAAGAVGEGDRDGGADADGAGGSLCDPVAAFEAFRAAAAALDAWYEGGRRGPRPPGRLRGYGPPELSAGRRLLARPLHRVLVDPDGRPMGLRLRKRF